A window from Primulina eburnea isolate SZY01 chromosome 2, ASM2296580v1, whole genome shotgun sequence encodes these proteins:
- the LOC140823437 gene encoding probable serine/threonine-protein kinase At1g01540 gives MSVYDAAIVDTELSKKTSVFGLHLSVVIGIVIGVVIVLILFVLSLCFTAYRRCSSRKAAAKLSHKGGGEITPVVSKEIQEIVHNAAPNHQPVVAQVVPEIQIDIGNVEHKVVFSDRGPSSGESRATCGTETGSVGGSGSLPEVSHLGWGKWYTLRELEAASNGLSDENVIGEGGYGIVYYGMLADNTRIAIKNLLNYKGQAEKEFKVEVEAIGRVRHKNLVRLLGYCVEGAYRMLVYEYVDNGNLDQWLHGDIGEISPLTWEIRMNIIIGTAKGLAYLHEGLEPKVVHRDVKSSNILLDRQWNPKLSDFGLAKLLNSDRPYVTTRVMGTFGYVAPEYACTGMLNEKSDIYSFGILIMEIITGRSPVDYNRPKEEVNLIDWLKMMVGNRKSEEVVDPKLSKRPASKVLKRVILVALRCVDPDAQKRPKVGHVIHMLEAENFLSHDERQIVQDLSSSQRER, from the exons ATGTCAGTGTACGATGCGGCGATCGTCGATACTGAGCTGTCGAAGAAAACCTCCGTCTTTGGGCTGCATCTCTCGGTGGTTATTGGAATAGTGATCGGAGTAGTGATTGTGCTCATTCTCTTCGTTTTATCTCTATGCTTCACCGCCTATCGCCGCTGCAGCAGTAGAAAGGCGGCGGCCAAGCTCTCTCACAAAGGTGGAGGAGAGATCACCCCAGTTGTGTCCAAGGAAATCCAGGAGATAGTTCATAACGCTGCTCCCAATCACCAGCCAGTCGTCGCTCAG GTGGTTCCGGAGATACAGATAGATATTGGGAATGTAGAACACAAAGTTGTGTTTTCTGATAGAGGGCCATCTAGTGGTGAGAGCAGAGCTACGTGTGGGACTGAAACTGGGTCAGTTGGAGGCAGTGGATCCTTGCCCGAGGTGTCACATTTGGGTTGGGGGAAATGGTACACTTTACGAGAGCTCGAGGCTGCCTCTAATGGGTTGTCTGATGAGAATGTTATTGGTGAAGGTGGATATGGTATCGTCTATTATGGCATGTTGGCCGATAACACAAGAATTGCTATAAAGAATTTGTTGAATTACAA GGGTCAAGCTGAGAAAGAGTTCAAAGTGGAGGTGGAAGCAATTGGACGTGTTAGACACAAGAATCTTGTAAGGTTGTTGGGGTACTGTGTTGAAGGAGCTTACCG GATGCTTGTCTATGAATATGTGGATAATGGAAATTTGGACCAGTGGCTTCACGGTGATATAGGAGAAATCAGTCCTTTAACATGGGAGATCCGTATGAACATAATTATAGGAACAGCCAAAGG CTTGGCTTATCTCCATGAGGGTCTGGAACCAAAGGTTGTTCATCGTGATGTCAAGTCCAGCAACATACTGCTTGATCGTCAATGGAATCCCAAGTTGTCAGATTTTGGGCTTGCAAAACTACTGAATTCAGACAGACCTTACGTGACAACTCGTGTGATGGGAACATTTGG TTACGTAGCTCCCGAATATGCTTGCACTGGTATGCTGAATGAGAAGAGTGATATCTACAGCTTTGGTATATTGATTATGGAAATTATAACTGGAAGATCTCCTGTTGACTACAATCGCCCTAAAGAAGAG GTCAATCTGATTGATTGGCTGAAGATGATGGTTGGAAACCGGAAATCTGAGGAAGTAGTCGATCCTAAACTTTCCAAAAGGCCTGCTTCAAAGGTGCTGAAACGAGTTATTTTGGTAGCCCTTCGATGCGTGGATCCTGATGCTCAGAAGAGACCCAAAGTGGGTCATGTGATACACATGCTGGAGGCAGAAAACTTCCTCTCTCATGAT GAACGACAAATTGTTCAAGATTTGTCCAGTTCCCAACGAGAAAGATAA